Proteins from a single region of Desulfovibrio sp. Huiquan2017:
- a CDS encoding ABC transporter permease subunit (The N-terminal region of this protein, as described by TIGR01726, is a three transmembrane segment that identifies a subfamily of ABC transporter permease subunits, which specificities that include histidine, arginine, glutamine, glutamate, L-cystine (sic), the opines (in Agrobacterium) octopine and nopaline, etc.), producing the protein MNETAKVEPKKEFDRNLFWKVAYAVTLIVVCLGFYWATTQTDYIWRWNRIPKYFYYVDTVNVNAEMEGDVTSITRKDDDSVVIVSDGTNSEYYTVPDSNLNVSEGETVFMGDTLGTYTEGKIGLLLEGTLITIEVSVLSIFFGILIGLFTGLSRISSNPFLKMSAITYIELIRGTPLLVQIMIWYFVLGTILNNLLIKAGLFQIPELWFGVASLAIFAGAYVAEIVRAGIQSIHKGQMEAARSLGMTKVTAMRRIILPQAFKRILPPLAGQFISLIKDSSLLGVMAIRELTKATREAVTTSLMPYELWFVCGVLYLVITFTLSMFVQHLEKRTAEA; encoded by the coding sequence ATGAATGAAACCGCGAAGGTCGAACCCAAGAAAGAGTTCGACAGGAATCTGTTCTGGAAAGTGGCATACGCAGTCACGCTCATCGTCGTGTGCCTGGGCTTCTACTGGGCCACCACCCAGACCGACTATATCTGGCGTTGGAACCGCATTCCCAAATATTTCTACTATGTGGACACCGTCAACGTAAACGCCGAGATGGAAGGCGACGTGACCTCCATCACCAGGAAAGACGACGACTCCGTGGTCATCGTCTCCGACGGCACGAATTCGGAATACTACACGGTCCCGGACTCCAACCTGAACGTGAGCGAAGGCGAGACCGTGTTCATGGGCGATACCCTCGGCACATATACCGAAGGCAAGATCGGCCTGTTGCTGGAAGGCACGCTCATCACCATCGAGGTCAGCGTGCTCTCGATCTTCTTCGGCATCCTCATCGGCCTGTTCACCGGGTTGTCGAGAATATCGAGCAACCCGTTCCTGAAGATGTCGGCCATCACCTACATCGAACTCATTCGAGGTACCCCGCTCCTGGTCCAGATCATGATCTGGTACTTCGTCCTCGGCACCATCCTGAATAACCTGCTCATCAAGGCGGGCCTGTTCCAAATTCCCGAGTTGTGGTTCGGCGTGGCTTCGCTGGCCATTTTCGCCGGGGCCTACGTGGCCGAGATCGTCCGCGCGGGCATCCAATCCATCCACAAGGGACAGATGGAGGCAGCGCGCTCGCTGGGCATGACCAAGGTCACGGCCATGCGCAGGATCATCCTGCCCCAGGCCTTCAAACGCATCTTGCCGCCGCTGGCAGGCCAATTCATCAGCCTGATCAAGGACTCCTCGCTGCTCGGCGTCATGGCCATCCGCGAGTTGACCAAGGCCACCCGCGAGGCGGTCACCACCAGCCTGATGCCCTACGAACTGTGGTTCGTATGCGGCGTGCTCTACCTGGTCATCACCTTCACCCTGTCCATGTTCGTCCAACACCTTGAAAAACGGACAGCGGAGGCCTAG
- a CDS encoding amino acid ABC transporter ATP-binding protein, which produces MIDVKNVFKTFFVPHEVQALHDVSYHINPGEVVVVIGPSGSGKSTFLRCLNRLEKANSGHIMIDGVDVLDPKTNINKVRMEVGMVFQSFNLFPHLTVLENVTVGQTSVRKRGKKESAEKAMTLLNKVGIHAKADNYPGQLSGGQMQRVAIARALAMDPKVMLFDEPTSALDPEMVGEVLDVMKTLAKEGMTMVVVTHEMGFAREVADQVVFMDEGKIVEVGTPEHFFTNPQNERTKLFLSQIL; this is translated from the coding sequence ATGATTGATGTCAAAAACGTCTTCAAAACCTTCTTCGTCCCGCACGAGGTCCAGGCCCTGCACGACGTGTCCTACCACATCAACCCCGGTGAGGTGGTCGTGGTCATTGGCCCGTCCGGATCCGGCAAGTCCACCTTCCTGCGCTGCCTGAACCGGCTGGAAAAGGCCAATTCCGGACACATCATGATCGACGGCGTGGATGTTCTCGATCCCAAGACCAACATCAACAAGGTGCGCATGGAGGTGGGCATGGTCTTCCAGTCCTTCAACCTCTTCCCGCACCTGACTGTGCTCGAAAACGTCACCGTGGGCCAAACTTCGGTGCGTAAGCGCGGCAAGAAGGAATCCGCGGAAAAGGCCATGACCCTGCTCAACAAGGTCGGCATCCATGCCAAGGCGGACAACTATCCGGGCCAATTGTCCGGCGGCCAGATGCAGCGCGTGGCCATCGCCCGCGCCCTGGCCATGGATCCCAAGGTCATGCTCTTCGACGAGCCCACTTCGGCGCTCGACCCCGAAATGGTCGGCGAGGTTCTGGACGTCATGAAGACCCTGGCCAAGGAGGGCATGACCATGGTCGTGGTCACCCACGAAATGGGCTTTGCCCGCGAAGTGGCCGACCAGGTGGTCTTCATGGACGAAGGCAAGATCGTCGAGGTGGGCACCCCGGAACACTTCTTCACCAACCCGCAAAACGAGCGGACGAAGCTGTTCCTGAGCCAGATATTGTAG
- a CDS encoding glycosyltransferase yields MISEHVPSIEIAAPSSLVCSTRVEDVAAKLLQVLSDPQLHDTLSQAALSIAPEYSMEKYVEKLLAIYREFLQAGA; encoded by the coding sequence GTGATTTCGGAACATGTCCCGTCCATTGAAATCGCGGCCCCGTCCTCGCTGGTCTGCTCCACGCGGGTTGAGGACGTCGCGGCTAAATTGCTGCAGGTGTTGTCCGATCCGCAACTGCATGACACGCTCTCCCAGGCGGCGCTTTCCATCGCTCCGGAGTATTCCATGGAGAAGTATGTCGAGAAGCTGCTGGCCATTTACCGGGAGTTTCTCCAGGCGGGCGCGTAG
- a CDS encoding glycosyltransferase family 9 protein: MRRGRFAWKNNLPPMGPMTKDNSIHIHPKRILVCQLRQIGDVLLSTPSLRLLKEKYPEAEIDMLTEKKCAPVLENNPHLSRVWPIDKKALKNPFTALSYYAEIGRVEYDLIVDFQQLPRCKWVLLFSHASVRLTYTPPWYNKFLYTHWSDMTPGYAALAKASVLSPLGIKWDGQRPEIFLTDEERVQARALLEREGLSGVPFITVGPSHRRETRRWPAGHYAGLFKLLEDRYPALKVLILYGPGEKDLAEQILSESGGNVLLPEAMLTLRQMAAVMEKAVLHLGNCSSPRHFAVAVNTPSVTIQGATSTAWRFPSSDHLSLIRQEGCHMCNRNTCKLGTFECLREYAPERVLSEFSDFLDTCLERRGGDQ, translated from the coding sequence TTGCGCCGAGGCCGTTTTGCTTGGAAAAATAATTTGCCGCCCATGGGGCCCATGACAAAAGACAATAGCATCCATATCCACCCGAAGCGCATACTTGTCTGTCAATTGCGACAGATCGGCGACGTGCTGCTTTCGACTCCCTCCCTGCGACTGCTCAAAGAGAAGTACCCGGAAGCAGAGATCGATATGCTTACCGAGAAGAAATGCGCTCCGGTGCTGGAGAACAATCCGCATTTGAGCCGGGTTTGGCCCATTGACAAGAAGGCTTTGAAAAATCCCTTCACGGCCTTGAGCTACTATGCGGAAATTGGCAGGGTGGAGTACGACTTGATTGTGGATTTTCAGCAGCTTCCCCGTTGCAAATGGGTACTGCTGTTTTCCCATGCCTCGGTAAGGCTTACATATACGCCTCCATGGTATAATAAATTTCTGTATACCCATTGGTCGGACATGACCCCGGGGTATGCGGCCCTGGCCAAGGCGAGCGTTCTCTCTCCCCTCGGAATCAAGTGGGACGGGCAGCGGCCGGAAATTTTCCTCACCGACGAGGAGCGCGTCCAGGCGCGGGCTCTCCTTGAGCGGGAAGGGTTGTCGGGGGTGCCGTTCATCACCGTGGGGCCCAGCCATCGCCGCGAGACCCGCCGATGGCCCGCGGGGCATTATGCGGGCCTGTTCAAATTACTGGAGGACCGGTATCCGGCTTTGAAGGTCCTCATTCTCTATGGGCCGGGGGAGAAGGATCTGGCGGAGCAGATCCTTTCGGAAAGCGGCGGCAACGTCCTGCTCCCCGAAGCGATGCTGACCCTGCGCCAGATGGCGGCGGTCATGGAAAAAGCGGTGCTGCATCTGGGCAACTGTTCTTCCCCCCGCCACTTCGCAGTGGCGGTCAATACGCCGAGCGTGACCATCCAAGGAGCAACCAGTACCGCCTGGCGATTCCCCAGCAGCGACCATTTGAGTCTCATCCGGCAGGAGGGATGCCATATGTGCAACCGGAATACCTGCAAGCTCGGGACATTCGAGTGCCTTCGGGAGTATGCGCCCGAGCGGGTACTTTCCGAATTTTCGGACTTTCTCGACACGTGTTTGGAACGCCGTGGAGGCGATCAATGA